A region of Acidithiobacillus ferridurans DNA encodes the following proteins:
- a CDS encoding autoinducer binding domain-containing protein, producing MDPWKEDLLQTFQSIECERQVLAMASEMARKLEFDYCAYGLRMPLPLARPKTAMFSNYPAVWQARYQAQEYQAIDPTVRHAMRSPSPVVWSDDLFAPARELWEEARSFGLQAGLAYTCRDAGGMGGMLTLARAGESVTTAEWQAKACHILWLVQAVHLSMIRVVALKLQPEIAVQLSRREVEALRWTGEGKTSGEIAGILNITERTVNFHISKAMAKLNAVNKTAAVLQAAMLGLLS from the coding sequence TTGGATCCTTGGAAGGAAGACCTCCTGCAGACATTCCAGTCCATCGAATGCGAACGGCAGGTGCTGGCGATGGCGTCCGAAATGGCGCGCAAGCTGGAATTCGATTACTGCGCCTATGGCTTACGCATGCCGCTTCCGCTTGCGCGTCCCAAAACCGCCATGTTCAGCAACTACCCTGCGGTCTGGCAGGCCAGATATCAGGCGCAGGAGTACCAAGCCATCGATCCCACGGTACGGCACGCCATGCGTTCGCCGTCCCCCGTTGTCTGGTCCGATGACCTGTTTGCGCCTGCACGCGAACTGTGGGAAGAGGCCCGCTCATTTGGGCTGCAGGCCGGGTTGGCTTACACTTGCCGCGACGCCGGCGGGATGGGTGGCATGTTGACCCTGGCGCGCGCTGGAGAAAGCGTCACCACGGCAGAATGGCAAGCAAAGGCCTGCCATATCCTGTGGTTGGTCCAAGCCGTCCATCTCAGCATGATCCGCGTTGTCGCGCTCAAGCTCCAACCGGAGATCGCCGTACAGTTATCCCGCCGGGAGGTGGAAGCGCTGCGCTGGACCGGTGAGGGCAAGACCTCGGGCGAAATTGCCGGTATCCTCAACATCACGGAGCGCACGGTCAATTTTCACATCAGCAAGGCCATGGCCAAGCTGAATGCCGTCAACAAGACCGCTGCCGTATTGCAGGCGGCGATGCTCGGGCTGCTGTCATGA